From Acidimicrobiales bacterium, the proteins below share one genomic window:
- a CDS encoding MFS transporter, which yields MVENAQVAEAGGSGPGPLARTLWHRQLERYPNTGPRYAYLLIVVVATIMLYYQFYVQGAVAPQITSQLHMSFPFFVYIVVISNALGAFGSLFAGLADRWGRANLVAYGLVFTGAMIAFGVPNSPNKYAYLIMFSSVGFVEGIMLVATPALVRDYSPQVGRASAMGFWTLGPVIGSLIVAEVSSRTVNHFHFWYSGAQGAGLNGVVWQDQYVVCGIVGLVVAAIAVLFLKELSPNLRDQLMVSLRDRALVEARAKGLDLGEALRHPWRQMMHLDIVGSAAAISVFLIVYYTLIGFSVLYFVFVFNFTTAQANSLGVWIWAFDAIALVAIGVLSDKVRVRKPFMAVGGLGAIAMTSLFAYQTYNIHTGYYTFAWILSLLAIFLGFAFSPWMASFTETVEKRNPALTATGLAVWGWIIRAIVSISIFILPYVVTTMTPLFENGPRAQAIQAQFPAQVQTLTTLNNVVGKNDPQTLAALQANPNNLAAGLKAATEIATATHISVGQATTQLLALKALPPSDLAFLTAHGAQLQSAQSAAPREWRTWWWVCVGCEAAFIPFIFVMTGRWSPRRAKRDEQEHQELVERELQALGTSGGVAAQA from the coding sequence ATGGTGGAGAACGCACAGGTCGCCGAGGCTGGGGGCAGCGGGCCGGGTCCCCTCGCACGCACGCTGTGGCACCGCCAGCTCGAGCGCTATCCCAACACCGGGCCGCGCTACGCCTATCTGCTGATCGTGGTCGTCGCCACGATCATGCTCTACTACCAGTTCTACGTGCAGGGCGCCGTGGCTCCCCAGATCACGTCGCAGCTGCACATGTCCTTTCCCTTCTTCGTCTACATCGTGGTCATCTCCAACGCGCTCGGCGCCTTCGGGTCGCTGTTCGCCGGGCTGGCCGATCGCTGGGGCCGGGCCAATCTCGTCGCCTACGGCCTGGTGTTCACGGGCGCCATGATCGCCTTCGGCGTGCCCAACTCCCCCAACAAGTACGCCTATCTCATCATGTTCTCCTCGGTCGGCTTCGTCGAGGGCATCATGCTGGTGGCCACGCCGGCCCTCGTGCGCGACTACTCGCCTCAGGTCGGCCGGGCCTCGGCCATGGGGTTCTGGACGCTGGGGCCGGTCATCGGCAGCCTGATCGTGGCCGAGGTCTCCAGCAGGACTGTCAACCATTTCCACTTCTGGTACTCGGGCGCGCAGGGCGCAGGCTTGAACGGCGTCGTTTGGCAGGACCAGTACGTCGTCTGCGGGATCGTCGGGCTGGTGGTGGCCGCAATCGCTGTGTTGTTCCTGAAGGAGCTGTCCCCCAATCTCCGGGACCAGCTGATGGTCTCCCTTCGAGACCGGGCGCTGGTCGAGGCCAGAGCCAAGGGCTTGGATCTCGGCGAAGCGCTCCGTCATCCGTGGCGCCAGATGATGCACCTCGACATCGTCGGATCGGCCGCGGCCATCAGTGTCTTCCTGATCGTCTATTACACCCTGATCGGCTTCTCGGTCCTGTACTTCGTGTTCGTCTTCAACTTCACAACGGCCCAGGCCAACAGCCTTGGTGTCTGGATATGGGCCTTCGACGCCATAGCCCTGGTCGCCATCGGTGTGCTCTCGGACAAGGTGCGTGTCCGCAAGCCCTTCATGGCGGTGGGAGGCCTGGGCGCGATCGCCATGACCTCGCTCTTCGCCTACCAGACCTACAACATCCACACTGGCTACTACACCTTCGCCTGGATCCTGAGCCTGCTGGCCATCTTCCTGGGCTTTGCCTTCTCCCCGTGGATGGCGAGCTTCACGGAGACGGTCGAGAAGCGCAACCCGGCCCTCACCGCCACCGGCCTGGCCGTGTGGGGCTGGATCATCCGAGCCATCGTCTCGATCTCGATCTTCATCCTGCCCTACGTCGTGACCACCATGACCCCGCTGTTCGAGAACGGCCCCAGGGCGCAGGCGATCCAGGCCCAGTTCCCGGCTCAGGTGCAAACGCTCACAACCCTCAACAACGTGGTGGGTAAGAACGACCCGCAGACACTGGCGGCCCTTCAGGCCAATCCCAACAACCTCGCCGCCGGCCTGAAGGCGGCCACGGAGATCGCCACGGCGACGCATATCAGCGTCGGGCAGGCGACCACGCAGCTGCTGGCGCTCAAGGCGTTGCCGCCCTCGGACCTGGCGTTCCTTACTGCCCATGGGGCCCAGCTCCAGAGCGCGCAATCCGCTGCGCCTCGCGAGTGGAGGACCTGGTGGTGGGTGTGCGTCGGGTGCGAAGCCGCCTTCATCCCGTTCATCTTCGTGATGACAGGACGGTGGAGCCCGCGGCGGGCCAAACGGGACGAGCAGGAGCACCAAGAGCTCGTGGAACGCGAGCTCCAGGCCCTGGGAACGTCGGGGGGTGTCGCCGCCCAGGCCTGA
- a CDS encoding amidase family protein: protein MDFRQETLPALAAGVRTGERSAEELVGHALARIDALDDRVNAFVALDEAGARAAARAIDSAVARGERVGPLAGIPIGVKDLEDAAGLPTTRGSAVFAGQAPATADSLLVDRLRAAGCVVVGKTNTPELGWKADTDNATFGATRNPWDLERSPGGSSGGSAAAIAAGMVPLATGSDGGGSLRIPASACGLSCLKPSLGRVPSGGGHAPDWHHLSTRGLLARTTDDLVQALDIVIGPDPTDLRSLPMPENSWTAALDNAHVPFAVAWSPTLGYAPLDDEVRAVCERAVRTMEELGAKVIDVDEVFPEDPVEPWLKLTSAYNLRTLEPFVGTEVWDQVDPGLAATVDWARSLSALDMVKAEDACHLLNLRLVQLFHEVRLLVTPTVAAPTPLSGEPGIINGTSDLNWVRFTYPFNLTRSPAATVCAGFTESGMPVGLQMVGPQHGDLVVSRAAAALERGLDLNPIAPI, encoded by the coding sequence ATGGACTTTCGACAGGAGACGTTGCCGGCGCTGGCCGCTGGCGTGCGGACGGGCGAGCGCTCGGCGGAGGAGCTGGTGGGTCACGCCCTGGCCCGCATCGATGCGCTCGACGATCGGGTGAACGCGTTCGTCGCCCTCGACGAGGCCGGCGCCCGGGCGGCAGCCCGGGCCATCGACAGCGCGGTGGCCAGGGGCGAGCGGGTCGGACCGCTGGCGGGCATCCCCATCGGTGTCAAGGACCTCGAGGACGCCGCCGGGCTCCCGACGACACGGGGATCGGCCGTGTTCGCCGGCCAGGCCCCGGCGACTGCGGACTCGCTCCTCGTCGACCGGCTCCGAGCCGCCGGCTGTGTGGTCGTCGGCAAGACCAACACCCCCGAGCTGGGCTGGAAGGCGGACACTGACAACGCCACGTTCGGTGCCACCCGCAATCCGTGGGACCTGGAGCGAAGCCCGGGAGGATCTTCAGGGGGAAGCGCCGCCGCCATCGCCGCGGGCATGGTGCCCCTGGCGACGGGTTCGGACGGAGGCGGCTCGTTGCGCATACCTGCGTCGGCCTGCGGGCTGTCCTGCCTCAAGCCGTCGCTCGGCCGGGTGCCGTCGGGTGGCGGCCACGCTCCCGACTGGCACCACCTGTCCACGAGGGGCCTGCTGGCGCGGACCACCGACGATCTGGTGCAGGCCCTCGACATCGTGATCGGCCCCGACCCCACGGACCTCCGCTCACTGCCGATGCCAGAGAACTCGTGGACCGCCGCCCTCGACAACGCCCACGTGCCGTTCGCGGTGGCCTGGTCCCCGACGCTCGGCTACGCCCCCCTCGACGACGAGGTGCGGGCGGTGTGCGAGCGGGCCGTCCGCACCATGGAGGAGCTGGGGGCGAAGGTGATCGATGTCGACGAGGTCTTCCCCGAGGACCCCGTCGAGCCGTGGTTGAAGCTGACCAGCGCCTACAACCTCCGCACCCTCGAGCCCTTCGTCGGGACGGAGGTCTGGGACCAGGTCGACCCCGGCCTCGCCGCCACCGTGGACTGGGCCCGCAGCCTGTCAGCCCTCGACATGGTCAAGGCCGAGGATGCCTGCCACCTGCTGAACCTGCGCCTCGTGCAGCTGTTCCACGAGGTCCGCCTCCTGGTCACGCCCACGGTCGCGGCCCCGACACCGTTGAGCGGAGAGCCCGGGATCATCAACGGCACGTCCGACCTCAACTGGGTCCGCTTCACCTATCCCTTCAACCTCACCCGGTCCCCGGCGGCCACGGTGTGCGCCGGCTTCACCGAGTCGGGGATGCCGGTCGGCCTCCAGATGGTCGGACCCCAGCACGGCGACCTCGTGGTCAGCCGGGCCGCGGCGGCCCTGGAGCGGGGGCTCGACCTCAACCCCATCGCGCCGATCTAG
- a CDS encoding VOC family protein, which translates to MISDTRLDHVAVAVERRADAWPRYAGDLAGRWRSGGLSLGFAPAQLEYADGKKIEILRPHRVADNDFLRRFLDRNGPGPHHLTFKVGDIEDALAEASLAGYAPLNVDLSDPIWKEAFLHPKDATGVLVQLAQADGDWRTPPPDDLPAPRTPDPAALVHVAHAVASLDDGLRLFSALLGGREERRGAADHHQWVDLVWPEAGRVRLVAPSSEGSPLWSWLGARAGRILHLGFSCDDPGGVNGARERGSTWSVAPEDNLGTGLVLVPTGSNAFDDCPLP; encoded by the coding sequence ATGATCTCCGACACCCGTCTGGACCACGTCGCCGTGGCCGTCGAGCGACGCGCCGACGCCTGGCCCCGGTACGCCGGCGACCTCGCCGGCCGATGGCGCAGCGGCGGACTGAGCCTCGGCTTCGCGCCCGCTCAGTTGGAGTATGCCGACGGCAAGAAGATCGAGATCCTGCGGCCACACCGCGTCGCCGACAACGACTTCCTGCGCCGCTTCCTGGATCGCAACGGGCCCGGACCGCACCATCTCACCTTCAAGGTGGGCGACATCGAGGACGCGCTGGCCGAAGCCAGCCTCGCCGGCTACGCCCCGCTCAACGTCGACCTCAGCGATCCGATCTGGAAGGAGGCGTTCCTCCACCCCAAAGACGCCACCGGGGTGCTCGTCCAGCTGGCCCAGGCGGACGGTGACTGGCGAACACCGCCTCCGGACGACCTTCCTGCGCCGCGCACGCCGGACCCTGCGGCCCTGGTACACGTCGCTCACGCCGTGGCGTCGCTGGACGACGGGCTACGGCTCTTCTCGGCGCTCCTCGGCGGACGCGAGGAGCGCCGGGGGGCGGCAGACCACCATCAGTGGGTCGACCTGGTGTGGCCCGAGGCGGGACGAGTACGTCTGGTGGCTCCGTCGTCCGAGGGGAGCCCGCTGTGGTCATGGCTGGGCGCCCGCGCCGGCCGCATCCTGCACCTCGGGTTCTCGTGCGACGATCCGGGCGGCGTGAACGGCGCCAGGGAACGCGGGTCGACCTGGTCGGTTGCGCCCGAGGACAACCTCGGCACGGGCCTCGTCCTGGTTCCCACCGGCAGCAACGCCTTCGACGACTGCCCCCTGCCCTGA